The following coding sequences lie in one Vespa velutina chromosome 24, iVesVel2.1, whole genome shotgun sequence genomic window:
- the LOC124957065 gene encoding uncharacterized protein LOC124957065 produces the protein MSTPGRLKLRSKNRIKEKINNNELIFEQSINVQEQEKIKELWKFLDLQCDLQPFKPLQSRNKLSLCSSKPNRPYDLFEKSKQFVCDKTSILKSTSSSDEDLDKKRIWYHGLRFFQKIGLDKAVLFKDKCKFCLAEKDLEEMNTDYTDTISQTYDELKAEMASFENRLAIREVENLNILKN, from the exons ATGTCGACACCGGGACGATTAAAATTACGatcaaaaaatagaattaaagaaaaaataaataataatgaattaatattcgaACAAAGTATTAACGTTcaagaacaagagaaaataaaagagttaTGGAAGTTTTTAGATCTGCAATGTGATTTGCAACCATTCAAACCATTGCAAT CAAGAAACAAATTATCTTTATGTTCCTCTAAACCTAATCGTCCTTACGATCTTTTCGAAAAATCCAAACAATTTGTATGTGATAAAACttctattttaaaatcaaCATCTTCGTCCGACGAagatttagataaaaaaagaatttggtATCATGGCTTacgattttttcaaaaaattggATTAGACAAGGCTGTCCTCTTTAAAGACAAATGTAAATTCTGTCTCGCGGAAAAAGATCTCGA GGAAATGAACACGGATTATACCGATACAATATCTCAAACGTACGATGAACTGAAAGCGGAAATGGCATCTTTTGAAAACCGATTAGCAATACGTGAAGtggaaaatttgaatattctaaaaaattaa